One segment of Neodiprion fabricii isolate iyNeoFabr1 chromosome 1, iyNeoFabr1.1, whole genome shotgun sequence DNA contains the following:
- the LOC124174736 gene encoding 6-phosphofructo-2-kinase/fructose-2,6-bisphosphatase-like isoform X3, translating into MDESQAKDPTPLAMLFAETGQEMPARSGNKAKPPRRFAGVVVAMAGLPARGKTQVAHCLARRLNWNGESAKVMRVSVYRQKRLDMYASHELFRPDHSTNVAIRSLAQKDAMRDCASWLAAGNSLAILDGTLVTHEQRAEVFDYFSGQLGYRVIFIECVCSDPASLEQNYQGILTYSADYKNMDKARAAEDLRLKVAHYAQAYEPMDEKTWPRITVDTGNMDITAHKVSGHVETKILGYLGSVRIQPHTLYFSRHGESEYNVLGKIGGDAVLSARGERYAQALATHINGLHVPELRVLTSRLRRTIATARGVEAAQEHISELNELDAGVCEGLSYEEMQEQYPQEFAWRDQDKLRYRYPWGESYVDIMQRVEPVLADLQQATNMLVISHQAVLRCIIGFFMDKKPEELPYMEVPLHTIIKITSRGFNYELEFFKLPIECVNTTRVKPKNCSVNRTADDALLTVPAHFDIPDPWRNPASGPTLVQQH; encoded by the exons aAACCGGCCAGGAAATGCCAGCGAGAAGCGGCAACAAGGCTAAGCCTCCACGCAGGTTTGCTGGGGTTGTCGTCGCCATGGCAGGTTTGCCGGCCAGGGGTAAAACTCAGGTCGCACATTGTCTTGCTCGGAGGTTGAACTGGAACGGCGAGTCTGCTAAAG TTATGCGCGTCAGCGTGTACCGCCAGAAACGACTGGACATGTACGCCTCTCATGAACTCTTCAGGCCAGATCATTCCACCAATGTGGCGATCAGGTCCCTTGCTCAGAAGGACGCCATGCGGGACTGTGCGTCTTGGTTGGCCGCTGGGAATAGTCTTGCT ATCCTAGACGGCACTCTCGTGACCCACGAACAGCGAGCGGAGGTCTTCGACTACTTTTCCGGGCAACTTGGCTACCGCGTCATCTTCATCGAGTGCGTGTGTTCCGATCCTGCGTCGTTGGAACAAAATTACCAAGGGATCCTAACGTACAGTGCCGACTACAAGAACATGGACAAGGCCAGAGCGGCCGAGGACTTGCGTTTGAAGGTCGCCCATTACGCCCAAGCCTACGAACCCATGGATGAAAAGACTTGGCCCAGGATCACCGTTGACACTGGCAACATGGATATCACAGCGCACAAAGTTAGCGGTCACGTCGAGACCAAGATCTTGGGATACCTTGGCAGCGTCAGGATCCAGCCTCATACCCTCTACTTCTCAAGG CATGGGGAGAGCGAGTACAATGTCCTCGGAAAAATTGGCGGGGATGCTGTTTTGAGTGCTCGTGGAGAGCGCTACGCGCAAGCCTTGGCTACCCACATCAACGGCTTGCACGTACCGGAATTACGAGTCCTTACAAGCCGACTTCGGAGGACCATCGCGACTGCTCGAGGCGTTGAAGCCGCCCAAGAGCACATTTCTGAGCTGAACGAGCTCGATGCCGGAGTTTGCGAGGGACTTTCCTACGAAGAAATGCAGGAACAATACCCGCAG GAGTTCGCCTGGCGTGACCAGGACAAGCTAAGGTATAGGTACCCCTGGGGCGAGAGCTACGTGGATATAATGCAGCGGGTGGAACCAGTTTTGGCCGACCTTCAACAGGCCACGAACATGCTGGTGATATCTCACCAGGCGGTTCTACGGTGCATAATCGGTTTTTTCATGGACAAAAAACCCGAGGAGTTGCCCTACATGGAGGTCCCACTGCATACCATAATCAAGATCACTAGCCGCGGGTTTAACTACGAACTCGAGTTCTTCAAGCTGCCGATCGAGTGCGTGAACACCACCAGAGTTAAGCCGAAGAATTGCAGCGTTAACAGGACTGCCGACGATGCTTTGCTGACGGTGCCGGCTCACTTCGACATACCCGATCCTTGGAGGAATCCAGCCAGTGGTCCGACCCTCGTCCAACAACACTGA
- the LOC124174736 gene encoding 6-phosphofructo-2-kinase/fructose-2,6-bisphosphatase-like isoform X4 has translation MCRSETGQEMPARSGNKAKPPRRFAGVVVAMAGLPARGKTQVAHCLARRLNWNGESAKVMRVSVYRQKRLDMYASHELFRPDHSTNVAIRSLAQKDAMRDCASWLAAGNSLAILDGTLVTHEQRAEVFDYFSGQLGYRVIFIECVCSDPASLEQNYQGILTYSADYKNMDKARAAEDLRLKVAHYAQAYEPMDEKTWPRITVDTGNMDITAHKVSGHVETKILGYLGSVRIQPHTLYFSRHGESEYNVLGKIGGDAVLSARGERYAQALATHINGLHVPELRVLTSRLRRTIATARGVEAAQEHISELNELDAGVCEGLSYEEMQEQYPQEFAWRDQDKLRYRYPWGESYVDIMQRVEPVLADLQQATNMLVISHQAVLRCIIGFFMDKKPEELPYMEVPLHTIIKITSRGFNYELEFFKLPIECVNTTRVKPKNCSVNRTADDALLTVPAHFDIPDPWRNPASGPTLVQQH, from the exons ATGTGTCGCAGCG aAACCGGCCAGGAAATGCCAGCGAGAAGCGGCAACAAGGCTAAGCCTCCACGCAGGTTTGCTGGGGTTGTCGTCGCCATGGCAGGTTTGCCGGCCAGGGGTAAAACTCAGGTCGCACATTGTCTTGCTCGGAGGTTGAACTGGAACGGCGAGTCTGCTAAAG TTATGCGCGTCAGCGTGTACCGCCAGAAACGACTGGACATGTACGCCTCTCATGAACTCTTCAGGCCAGATCATTCCACCAATGTGGCGATCAGGTCCCTTGCTCAGAAGGACGCCATGCGGGACTGTGCGTCTTGGTTGGCCGCTGGGAATAGTCTTGCT ATCCTAGACGGCACTCTCGTGACCCACGAACAGCGAGCGGAGGTCTTCGACTACTTTTCCGGGCAACTTGGCTACCGCGTCATCTTCATCGAGTGCGTGTGTTCCGATCCTGCGTCGTTGGAACAAAATTACCAAGGGATCCTAACGTACAGTGCCGACTACAAGAACATGGACAAGGCCAGAGCGGCCGAGGACTTGCGTTTGAAGGTCGCCCATTACGCCCAAGCCTACGAACCCATGGATGAAAAGACTTGGCCCAGGATCACCGTTGACACTGGCAACATGGATATCACAGCGCACAAAGTTAGCGGTCACGTCGAGACCAAGATCTTGGGATACCTTGGCAGCGTCAGGATCCAGCCTCATACCCTCTACTTCTCAAGG CATGGGGAGAGCGAGTACAATGTCCTCGGAAAAATTGGCGGGGATGCTGTTTTGAGTGCTCGTGGAGAGCGCTACGCGCAAGCCTTGGCTACCCACATCAACGGCTTGCACGTACCGGAATTACGAGTCCTTACAAGCCGACTTCGGAGGACCATCGCGACTGCTCGAGGCGTTGAAGCCGCCCAAGAGCACATTTCTGAGCTGAACGAGCTCGATGCCGGAGTTTGCGAGGGACTTTCCTACGAAGAAATGCAGGAACAATACCCGCAG GAGTTCGCCTGGCGTGACCAGGACAAGCTAAGGTATAGGTACCCCTGGGGCGAGAGCTACGTGGATATAATGCAGCGGGTGGAACCAGTTTTGGCCGACCTTCAACAGGCCACGAACATGCTGGTGATATCTCACCAGGCGGTTCTACGGTGCATAATCGGTTTTTTCATGGACAAAAAACCCGAGGAGTTGCCCTACATGGAGGTCCCACTGCATACCATAATCAAGATCACTAGCCGCGGGTTTAACTACGAACTCGAGTTCTTCAAGCTGCCGATCGAGTGCGTGAACACCACCAGAGTTAAGCCGAAGAATTGCAGCGTTAACAGGACTGCCGACGATGCTTTGCTGACGGTGCCGGCTCACTTCGACATACCCGATCCTTGGAGGAATCCAGCCAGTGGTCCGACCCTCGTCCAACAACACTGA
- the LOC124174736 gene encoding 6-phosphofructo-2-kinase/fructose-2,6-bisphosphatase-like isoform X1, with product MPWVAACLDLLVGPLFGYCLAVRKLALHVGILHEAGVVANSSVGITTKTMAPSVEAKSCAEEVHKETGQEMPARSGNKAKPPRRFAGVVVAMAGLPARGKTQVAHCLARRLNWNGESAKVMRVSVYRQKRLDMYASHELFRPDHSTNVAIRSLAQKDAMRDCASWLAAGNSLAILDGTLVTHEQRAEVFDYFSGQLGYRVIFIECVCSDPASLEQNYQGILTYSADYKNMDKARAAEDLRLKVAHYAQAYEPMDEKTWPRITVDTGNMDITAHKVSGHVETKILGYLGSVRIQPHTLYFSRHGESEYNVLGKIGGDAVLSARGERYAQALATHINGLHVPELRVLTSRLRRTIATARGVEAAQEHISELNELDAGVCEGLSYEEMQEQYPQEFAWRDQDKLRYRYPWGESYVDIMQRVEPVLADLQQATNMLVISHQAVLRCIIGFFMDKKPEELPYMEVPLHTIIKITSRGFNYELEFFKLPIECVNTTRVKPKNCSVNRTADDALLTVPAHFDIPDPWRNPASGPTLVQQH from the exons ATGCCCTGGGTAGCCGCCTGTCTCGATCTGCTGGTCGGACCGCTGTTTGGCTATTGCCTTGCCGTCAGGAAGCTAGCTCTCCACGTTGGGATTCTCCACGAGGCTGGGGTAGTCGCGAACTCTTCGGTTGGAATAACTACCAAAACTATGGCGCCGAGTGTCGAGGCGAAGAGCTGTGCCGAAGAGGTGCACAAAG aAACCGGCCAGGAAATGCCAGCGAGAAGCGGCAACAAGGCTAAGCCTCCACGCAGGTTTGCTGGGGTTGTCGTCGCCATGGCAGGTTTGCCGGCCAGGGGTAAAACTCAGGTCGCACATTGTCTTGCTCGGAGGTTGAACTGGAACGGCGAGTCTGCTAAAG TTATGCGCGTCAGCGTGTACCGCCAGAAACGACTGGACATGTACGCCTCTCATGAACTCTTCAGGCCAGATCATTCCACCAATGTGGCGATCAGGTCCCTTGCTCAGAAGGACGCCATGCGGGACTGTGCGTCTTGGTTGGCCGCTGGGAATAGTCTTGCT ATCCTAGACGGCACTCTCGTGACCCACGAACAGCGAGCGGAGGTCTTCGACTACTTTTCCGGGCAACTTGGCTACCGCGTCATCTTCATCGAGTGCGTGTGTTCCGATCCTGCGTCGTTGGAACAAAATTACCAAGGGATCCTAACGTACAGTGCCGACTACAAGAACATGGACAAGGCCAGAGCGGCCGAGGACTTGCGTTTGAAGGTCGCCCATTACGCCCAAGCCTACGAACCCATGGATGAAAAGACTTGGCCCAGGATCACCGTTGACACTGGCAACATGGATATCACAGCGCACAAAGTTAGCGGTCACGTCGAGACCAAGATCTTGGGATACCTTGGCAGCGTCAGGATCCAGCCTCATACCCTCTACTTCTCAAGG CATGGGGAGAGCGAGTACAATGTCCTCGGAAAAATTGGCGGGGATGCTGTTTTGAGTGCTCGTGGAGAGCGCTACGCGCAAGCCTTGGCTACCCACATCAACGGCTTGCACGTACCGGAATTACGAGTCCTTACAAGCCGACTTCGGAGGACCATCGCGACTGCTCGAGGCGTTGAAGCCGCCCAAGAGCACATTTCTGAGCTGAACGAGCTCGATGCCGGAGTTTGCGAGGGACTTTCCTACGAAGAAATGCAGGAACAATACCCGCAG GAGTTCGCCTGGCGTGACCAGGACAAGCTAAGGTATAGGTACCCCTGGGGCGAGAGCTACGTGGATATAATGCAGCGGGTGGAACCAGTTTTGGCCGACCTTCAACAGGCCACGAACATGCTGGTGATATCTCACCAGGCGGTTCTACGGTGCATAATCGGTTTTTTCATGGACAAAAAACCCGAGGAGTTGCCCTACATGGAGGTCCCACTGCATACCATAATCAAGATCACTAGCCGCGGGTTTAACTACGAACTCGAGTTCTTCAAGCTGCCGATCGAGTGCGTGAACACCACCAGAGTTAAGCCGAAGAATTGCAGCGTTAACAGGACTGCCGACGATGCTTTGCTGACGGTGCCGGCTCACTTCGACATACCCGATCCTTGGAGGAATCCAGCCAGTGGTCCGACCCTCGTCCAACAACACTGA
- the LOC124174736 gene encoding 6-phosphofructo-2-kinase/fructose-2,6-bisphosphatase-like isoform X2 produces the protein MRKDESQAKDPTPLAMLFAETGQEMPARSGNKAKPPRRFAGVVVAMAGLPARGKTQVAHCLARRLNWNGESAKVMRVSVYRQKRLDMYASHELFRPDHSTNVAIRSLAQKDAMRDCASWLAAGNSLAILDGTLVTHEQRAEVFDYFSGQLGYRVIFIECVCSDPASLEQNYQGILTYSADYKNMDKARAAEDLRLKVAHYAQAYEPMDEKTWPRITVDTGNMDITAHKVSGHVETKILGYLGSVRIQPHTLYFSRHGESEYNVLGKIGGDAVLSARGERYAQALATHINGLHVPELRVLTSRLRRTIATARGVEAAQEHISELNELDAGVCEGLSYEEMQEQYPQEFAWRDQDKLRYRYPWGESYVDIMQRVEPVLADLQQATNMLVISHQAVLRCIIGFFMDKKPEELPYMEVPLHTIIKITSRGFNYELEFFKLPIECVNTTRVKPKNCSVNRTADDALLTVPAHFDIPDPWRNPASGPTLVQQH, from the exons aAACCGGCCAGGAAATGCCAGCGAGAAGCGGCAACAAGGCTAAGCCTCCACGCAGGTTTGCTGGGGTTGTCGTCGCCATGGCAGGTTTGCCGGCCAGGGGTAAAACTCAGGTCGCACATTGTCTTGCTCGGAGGTTGAACTGGAACGGCGAGTCTGCTAAAG TTATGCGCGTCAGCGTGTACCGCCAGAAACGACTGGACATGTACGCCTCTCATGAACTCTTCAGGCCAGATCATTCCACCAATGTGGCGATCAGGTCCCTTGCTCAGAAGGACGCCATGCGGGACTGTGCGTCTTGGTTGGCCGCTGGGAATAGTCTTGCT ATCCTAGACGGCACTCTCGTGACCCACGAACAGCGAGCGGAGGTCTTCGACTACTTTTCCGGGCAACTTGGCTACCGCGTCATCTTCATCGAGTGCGTGTGTTCCGATCCTGCGTCGTTGGAACAAAATTACCAAGGGATCCTAACGTACAGTGCCGACTACAAGAACATGGACAAGGCCAGAGCGGCCGAGGACTTGCGTTTGAAGGTCGCCCATTACGCCCAAGCCTACGAACCCATGGATGAAAAGACTTGGCCCAGGATCACCGTTGACACTGGCAACATGGATATCACAGCGCACAAAGTTAGCGGTCACGTCGAGACCAAGATCTTGGGATACCTTGGCAGCGTCAGGATCCAGCCTCATACCCTCTACTTCTCAAGG CATGGGGAGAGCGAGTACAATGTCCTCGGAAAAATTGGCGGGGATGCTGTTTTGAGTGCTCGTGGAGAGCGCTACGCGCAAGCCTTGGCTACCCACATCAACGGCTTGCACGTACCGGAATTACGAGTCCTTACAAGCCGACTTCGGAGGACCATCGCGACTGCTCGAGGCGTTGAAGCCGCCCAAGAGCACATTTCTGAGCTGAACGAGCTCGATGCCGGAGTTTGCGAGGGACTTTCCTACGAAGAAATGCAGGAACAATACCCGCAG GAGTTCGCCTGGCGTGACCAGGACAAGCTAAGGTATAGGTACCCCTGGGGCGAGAGCTACGTGGATATAATGCAGCGGGTGGAACCAGTTTTGGCCGACCTTCAACAGGCCACGAACATGCTGGTGATATCTCACCAGGCGGTTCTACGGTGCATAATCGGTTTTTTCATGGACAAAAAACCCGAGGAGTTGCCCTACATGGAGGTCCCACTGCATACCATAATCAAGATCACTAGCCGCGGGTTTAACTACGAACTCGAGTTCTTCAAGCTGCCGATCGAGTGCGTGAACACCACCAGAGTTAAGCCGAAGAATTGCAGCGTTAACAGGACTGCCGACGATGCTTTGCTGACGGTGCCGGCTCACTTCGACATACCCGATCCTTGGAGGAATCCAGCCAGTGGTCCGACCCTCGTCCAACAACACTGA